Proteins encoded together in one Thalassotalea crassostreae window:
- the dnaJ gene encoding molecular chaperone DnaJ: protein MSKRDYYEVLGISKDAGEREIKKAYKRLAMKFHPDRTKGDKSKEEQFKEVKEAYEILNDSQKRAAYDQYGHAAFEQGGHGGHGGFGGGGFGDSFGDIFGDIFGGGGRGGQSRNRRGSDLRYNLDMTLEEAVKGKTVELKVPTYVNCDPCDGSGAKKGSSASTCQTCHGHGQVQMRQGLFAVQQTCPTCSGRGKVIKEPCTSCRGQGRVEKTKTLSAKIPAGVDTGDRIRLSGEGEAGEMGAPAGDLYVQVNVRDHDIFVRDENNLYCEVPISFTTAALGGEIEVPTLDGKVKLKIPSETQTGKMFRMRGKGVKSVRSSMTGDLMCKVVIETPVNLKSEQIELLEQLQASMGEGKEAAKYRPKEQGFFDGVKKFFDSLT from the coding sequence ATGTCAAAACGCGATTATTATGAAGTTCTTGGTATCTCAAAAGATGCTGGTGAACGTGAAATTAAAAAAGCTTATAAACGCTTAGCGATGAAATTTCACCCGGATAGAACCAAGGGTGATAAAAGCAAAGAAGAGCAGTTTAAAGAAGTTAAAGAAGCGTACGAAATTCTAAACGATAGTCAAAAGCGTGCGGCTTATGATCAATATGGTCACGCAGCATTTGAGCAAGGCGGTCATGGTGGACATGGCGGTTTTGGCGGTGGTGGCTTTGGCGACTCTTTTGGCGATATCTTTGGTGATATCTTTGGTGGTGGCGGTCGTGGTGGTCAATCTCGCAATCGACGCGGTTCAGATTTACGTTATAACTTAGACATGACGTTAGAAGAAGCGGTTAAGGGTAAGACAGTAGAATTAAAAGTTCCTACTTACGTTAACTGTGATCCTTGTGATGGTAGTGGTGCTAAGAAAGGTTCGTCTGCATCGACATGTCAAACCTGTCATGGCCATGGTCAAGTACAAATGCGCCAAGGACTATTTGCGGTTCAACAAACCTGTCCAACATGTTCTGGTCGCGGTAAGGTGATCAAAGAACCATGTACATCATGTCGCGGTCAAGGTCGTGTTGAAAAGACTAAAACGTTATCGGCTAAAATCCCTGCAGGTGTTGATACTGGCGATAGAATTCGTTTATCAGGCGAAGGTGAAGCCGGTGAAATGGGCGCTCCAGCAGGTGACTTATACGTACAAGTTAATGTTCGTGATCATGACATTTTTGTTCGTGATGAAAATAACTTGTATTGTGAAGTGCCAATTAGTTTTACTACAGCAGCACTTGGCGGTGAAATTGAAGTACCAACCTTAGATGGTAAAGTTAAGCTCAAGATCCCAAGCGAAACGCAAACCGGTAAAATGTTCCGCATGCGCGGCAAGGGCGTTAAATCAGTTCGTAGTTCTATGACCGGTGATTTAATGTGCAAGGTTGTGATTGAAACACCAGTGAACCTTAAGTCAGAACAGATTGAGTTACTGGAACAATTACAAGCGAGTATGGGTGAAGGAAAAGAAGCGGCTAAATACCGACCAAAGGAGCAAGGCTTCTTTGATGGAGTGAAGAAGTTTTTCGATTCGCTTACCTAA
- the dnaK gene encoding molecular chaperone DnaK encodes MGKIIGIDLGTTNSCVAVLDGDTVRVIENAEGDRTTPSIIAYTAEGETLVGQPAKRQSVTNPENTLFAIKRLIGRRFEDKEVQRDIEIMPFAIKKADNGDAWVEAKGETIAPPQVSAEVLKKMKKTAEDFLGEEVTEAVITVPAYFNDSQRQATKDAGRIAGLDVKRIINEPTAAALAYGMDKKEGDRVVAVYDLGGGTFDISIIEIDEVEGEHTFEVLATNGDTHLGGEDFDNRLINYLVEEFKKDQGMDLTSDPLAMQRLKEAAEKAKCELSSAQQTDVNLPYITADASGPKHMNIKVTRAKLESLVEDMVKATLNPLKTALADADLSTSDITDVILVGGQTRMPLVQSTVTEFFGKEPRKDVNPDEAVASGAAVQAGVLSGDVTDVLLLDVTPLSLGIETMGGVMTKVIDKNTTIPTKQSQTFSTAEDNQSAVTVHVVQGERKQASLNKSLGQFNLEGIDAAPRGTPQIEVTFDIDADGILHVTAKDKNTGKEQKITIKASSGLSDDEVEQMVRDAEANADADAKFEELVTARNQADGMVHATRTQITEAGDDLPAEDKEKIEAALTELEEAIKGDDKEAIDAKSQAVIEASAKLMEIAQAKAQAQGGAPEGQAEQAQPAGDDVVDAEFEEVKDDKK; translated from the coding sequence ATGGGCAAAATAATTGGTATTGACCTAGGGACCACAAACTCATGTGTTGCTGTACTAGATGGCGACACTGTACGTGTTATTGAAAATGCAGAAGGCGATCGTACGACTCCGTCAATCATCGCATATACAGCGGAAGGCGAAACGTTAGTTGGTCAACCAGCTAAACGTCAATCAGTAACTAACCCAGAAAACACATTATTTGCTATCAAGCGTTTAATCGGTCGTCGTTTTGAAGATAAAGAAGTTCAACGCGATATCGAAATCATGCCATTTGCTATTAAGAAAGCAGACAATGGTGATGCTTGGGTAGAAGCGAAAGGCGAAACTATTGCGCCACCACAAGTTTCTGCTGAAGTACTTAAGAAAATGAAGAAAACGGCTGAAGACTTCTTAGGTGAAGAAGTTACTGAAGCGGTTATCACAGTACCTGCATACTTTAACGACTCACAACGTCAAGCAACGAAAGATGCTGGTCGTATTGCTGGTCTTGATGTTAAACGTATTATCAACGAACCAACTGCTGCTGCACTTGCATACGGCATGGACAAAAAAGAAGGCGACCGTGTTGTTGCTGTTTATGACCTTGGTGGTGGTACATTCGATATCTCTATCATCGAAATCGATGAAGTTGAAGGCGAGCACACGTTTGAAGTATTAGCGACAAATGGTGACACTCACTTAGGTGGTGAAGATTTTGACAACCGTCTAATCAACTACCTAGTAGAAGAATTTAAGAAAGACCAAGGTATGGACTTAACGTCTGACCCACTTGCGATGCAACGTTTGAAAGAAGCGGCAGAGAAAGCAAAATGTGAACTTTCTTCAGCACAACAAACTGATGTTAACTTACCTTACATCACGGCAGATGCGTCTGGTCCTAAGCACATGAACATTAAAGTGACACGTGCAAAACTAGAATCATTAGTTGAAGATATGGTTAAAGCGACTCTTAATCCATTAAAAACAGCATTAGCAGATGCAGACCTTTCAACGTCTGACATTACTGATGTAATTTTAGTTGGTGGTCAAACTCGTATGCCACTAGTACAAAGCACTGTTACTGAGTTCTTTGGTAAAGAACCACGTAAAGACGTAAACCCTGATGAAGCGGTAGCTTCTGGTGCTGCGGTACAAGCTGGTGTTCTTTCTGGTGACGTTACTGACGTATTATTATTAGACGTTACTCCATTATCTCTTGGTATTGAAACCATGGGTGGCGTAATGACGAAAGTTATCGACAAGAACACAACGATTCCTACTAAGCAATCGCAAACGTTCTCAACGGCTGAAGATAACCAATCTGCGGTAACTGTACATGTTGTTCAAGGTGAGCGTAAGCAAGCATCTTTAAACAAATCTCTTGGTCAATTCAACCTTGAAGGTATTGATGCAGCACCACGTGGCACACCACAAATCGAAGTTACTTTCGATATCGATGCTGATGGTATCTTGCATGTAACAGCAAAAGATAAGAACACAGGTAAAGAACAGAAGATCACTATCAAAGCATCTTCAGGTTTATCTGACGACGAAGTAGAACAAATGGTACGTGATGCTGAAGCAAACGCTGACGCTGATGCTAAGTTCGAAGAACTAGTTACTGCTCGTAACCAAGCTGATGGTATGGTGCATGCAACACGCACTCAAATCACAGAAGCTGGTGATGATCTTCCTGCTGAAGACAAAGAGAAAATTGAAGCAGCATTAACTGAACTTGAAGAAGCTATCAAAGGCGACGACAAAGAAGCGATTGATGCAAAATCTCAAGCGGTTATCGAAGCGTCTGCAAAATTAATGGAAATCGCACAGGCGAAAGCCCAAGCTCAAGGCGGCGCTCCAGAAGGTCAAGCTGAACAAGCGCAACCTGCTGGCGATGACGTTGTTGATGCTGAGTTCGAAGAAGTTAAAGACGACAAAAAATAA
- a CDS encoding HD domain-containing phosphohydrolase, with protein sequence MTEQAIILVVDDNADNIDVLNGILREKYKVKAALNGELALKIAQAKQKPDLILLDVMMPGMDGHEVCRQLKANPVTSNIPVIFVTAKSEIEDERVGFELGAVDYIAKPVSVPIVLARVKTQLALYDQQRELERKVLKRTEELEQTRAQIIRRLGRAAEFKDNETGMHVIRMSWYSRYLAEAINADENWVDLLFNAAPMHDIGKIGIRDDILKKKDKLNDEEWQEMQRHVIYGAEILGSNDSPLLMLAKEVCLYHHEKFDGSGYPHNLAGEDIPLSARIVAIADVFDALTSERPYKKAWSVEKAMAFLEEQAGKHFDPVLVTHFKSCLDKVENIRNEYSDEKELQTFGNLYSPNS encoded by the coding sequence ATGACTGAACAAGCAATAATACTTGTTGTAGATGACAATGCCGATAATATTGACGTATTGAATGGCATTTTACGTGAAAAGTATAAGGTCAAAGCTGCCTTAAATGGCGAACTGGCGCTGAAAATCGCGCAAGCAAAACAAAAGCCTGATTTGATCTTACTCGATGTAATGATGCCCGGTATGGACGGCCATGAGGTGTGTCGGCAGCTTAAAGCCAATCCTGTAACATCGAATATCCCAGTAATATTTGTTACAGCAAAAAGTGAAATTGAAGATGAGCGAGTTGGTTTTGAGCTCGGCGCTGTTGACTATATCGCTAAACCGGTAAGCGTTCCTATTGTACTTGCTCGTGTAAAGACACAGCTTGCATTATACGATCAACAGCGCGAACTCGAGCGCAAAGTACTCAAACGCACCGAAGAGTTAGAACAAACTCGTGCACAAATTATTCGACGACTTGGCCGAGCTGCGGAGTTTAAAGATAACGAAACCGGGATGCATGTTATCCGCATGAGTTGGTATTCCCGTTATCTCGCCGAGGCAATCAATGCCGACGAAAATTGGGTTGATTTGCTGTTTAATGCTGCTCCTATGCATGATATTGGAAAAATAGGTATTCGCGACGATATCTTAAAAAAGAAAGATAAACTCAATGATGAAGAGTGGCAAGAAATGCAGCGCCATGTGATTTACGGAGCGGAAATACTTGGTAGTAATGATTCGCCATTGTTAATGTTGGCTAAAGAAGTTTGTTTGTATCATCACGAAAAATTTGATGGCAGCGGCTATCCGCATAACTTAGCGGGTGAAGACATTCCCCTAAGTGCACGCATTGTTGCAATCGCCGATGTCTTTGATGCATTAACATCGGAGCGTCCTTACAAAAAAGCATGGAGCGTAGAAAAAGCCATGGCGTTTTTAGAGGAGCAGGCCGGTAAACATTTTGATCCGGTGTTAGTGACTCACTTTAAATCCTGCTTAGATAAAGTAGAAAACATTCGTAACGAATACTCCGATGAAAAAGAATTACAAACCTTTGGTAACCTATACTCCCCCAATTCATAG
- a CDS encoding response regulator, translating to MKILINIVALLVIQFSANVSAAELPENLKRWANDNPQINIAIDAGVAPLDYLDEQGNPAGIGVLYRQKLNEILPLTLTVTSATTFKNEYDKVKNHQIDALSLCSYSPAREKEVLITEPMLKRTSILALPIDSSIKDIGQLSKDATIGVVNGYVNLEHAIALVGEKNSIEVDSLEKGLEQVSKGKITGFITSAVSLLYSERNRNKARFKSIPLDHLPTFNLGFCVDKNKPELAEILNWGISQLGEAHWIDSQLQWTDSLEEQGLIESVQANYTSYVYILIAILTGLLLVRYGIKHSDELALKFGTSRFKIIYFLTNTLILAVLFSIVNWYLTDYKQQAEEDIKHFIDLDQSLITSDLDTWYSSRKDLIEEISLLPEFIDLVSQLNTYNQATDDQQRQINKDLAHFFKIRPSTTINSRGFHIIDNDGRNLYNSEDLVIGQKSELALQRVAVFNEVLEGRTLFVPAVDVSGKKAYTSDALVFIATPVKDESGEVIAIFALSFDPVKSFSSLFAKSGLGDSFDAYAIDTSGSMISATRFKNDLINNGTITTNQSSILNVKLPEVEKNPIVQSTQLGLNGSNFEGYLNYKNDLVVGSWTWVSKYNLTIVTEIHKTEYDENYLKLRDLILVVTLITVLIIISLSAFLFIIARRSNELANRSKEQLESIVLERTAELEVSERKSRTVLASVADGIFGIDNQGRCVFLNKSAEKLLNLSEQQAIGQSHLELFHHHDNEGEERTRETSPILQALTLNKTMNVNFDVFWRDHNDKVFVEYSVTPLGDNENNLSAVIAFKDIGDRLKERERINLILEYAPITMMLVNEHDIIVQANATTQRMLGFKPADLVGQSLECIIPEHRRAEHRTFTQDYWLDPIIHSSGIDDVALDILKSDNSVVEVESVYTPFSIDKERFVIVSLRDITQENLAKNALLDAKQLADEASKAKSDFLANMSHEIRTPMNAIIGMSHLALEYDLENKPRNYIQKVHKAAESLLGIINDILDFSKIEAGKLDLECIDFHLEDVMHDLSNILGVQTHEKSLELLFNIEPNVPVHVKGDPLRLNQVLINLATNAIKFTEHGQVVISIKMAERTENKIKLRFAVQDSGIGMSPEQQQKLFQSFSQADTSTTRKYGGTGLGLTICKKIVSLMQGDIWVESEVGKGSCFFFDAILEAPKGEQQQKFSEEQIGLLADKRVLLVDDNPLALNVLSNIMESFSCQVTKASNGLDAISTVIQSEDEFDFVMIDWKMPGLDGLQTVEKLKQLVGEKTKHFIMVTAHGREEIKQYAKEIVSEHVDSFLAKPVTASSVFDEMMRLMGESYIATTRGALQDEKIRTAQLSLAGAKILLVEDNELNQELALELLRQGDMIVDLAENGEQAVQMVNTNHYDGVLMDLQMPIMDGYTATSIIRQDFADLPIIAMTANAMAGDKEKVISAGMNDHIGKPIIVKDMFATMHHWIKPSGLSATQIKTTVEKIEKIDEAKPTKAYGDIDLSIASFSSINIAFGLQTCNGDQALYARLLKKFISNQSDFYLTFSESWAEQDLQQASLIAHTLKGTAANIGANALQAEAEELENACNKNAETEVISSHFQQCSKKLQLVMTELVDFFDKQASTSENDKEESFEANEVTLDSMAEKIKQLQQMVDNFETDALDLAEQILAKINKSSIQQEFKMISQNIENYDFDQASELLSLFITHYKLDTRND from the coding sequence ATGAAAATATTAATAAATATCGTTGCACTATTGGTTATACAGTTTTCTGCAAATGTTAGCGCTGCAGAACTACCTGAAAACTTAAAGCGATGGGCGAACGATAATCCTCAAATTAATATTGCCATTGACGCTGGTGTTGCACCGTTAGATTACCTTGATGAACAAGGTAACCCGGCTGGGATTGGGGTGTTATATCGACAAAAGCTGAATGAAATTTTACCGCTAACATTAACTGTCACATCCGCAACAACCTTTAAAAATGAGTACGATAAAGTTAAAAATCATCAAATCGATGCGCTTTCCTTGTGTTCTTATAGTCCGGCAAGAGAAAAAGAAGTATTGATCACTGAGCCGATGTTAAAACGTACTTCTATTTTGGCGCTTCCAATTGATTCATCGATTAAAGATATTGGCCAATTAAGCAAAGACGCCACTATAGGTGTGGTTAATGGTTACGTTAATTTAGAGCATGCTATAGCTTTAGTTGGTGAGAAAAACTCCATTGAAGTGGACAGCTTAGAGAAAGGCTTAGAGCAAGTTAGTAAAGGCAAGATAACCGGATTTATAACCAGTGCGGTCAGTTTACTTTATAGTGAAAGAAACCGAAATAAGGCGCGCTTTAAAAGCATCCCGTTAGATCATTTACCCACATTTAATTTAGGTTTTTGTGTCGACAAAAATAAACCAGAACTTGCTGAAATATTAAATTGGGGCATTTCTCAATTAGGTGAGGCCCATTGGATAGACAGTCAATTACAGTGGACAGACTCTCTTGAAGAACAAGGTTTAATAGAATCAGTACAAGCGAATTATACCAGCTATGTTTATATTTTAATTGCCATCCTTACCGGACTATTATTAGTTCGTTATGGCATAAAACACTCCGACGAGCTTGCTCTAAAGTTCGGCACCTCAAGGTTTAAGATCATTTACTTTTTAACTAACACGCTGATCTTAGCTGTGCTGTTTTCAATCGTTAATTGGTATTTAACCGATTATAAACAACAAGCAGAAGAGGATATTAAACACTTTATTGATTTAGACCAATCGTTGATTACTAGCGACCTAGATACTTGGTATTCATCAAGAAAGGATCTCATTGAAGAAATAAGTCTTTTGCCGGAATTTATAGATTTAGTTAGCCAATTAAATACATATAACCAAGCAACTGATGACCAGCAAAGGCAAATTAATAAAGATTTAGCACACTTTTTCAAGATAAGGCCTTCGACAACAATTAATTCACGTGGATTCCATATCATCGATAACGATGGCAGAAATTTATATAATAGTGAAGATTTAGTGATAGGGCAAAAAAGTGAATTAGCACTGCAAAGGGTTGCTGTTTTCAATGAGGTACTCGAAGGTCGCACTTTGTTTGTTCCTGCGGTGGATGTGTCAGGCAAAAAAGCATACACCAGTGATGCCTTGGTCTTTATCGCAACACCTGTTAAAGATGAATCAGGAGAGGTGATAGCTATTTTTGCTCTTAGTTTTGACCCAGTAAAGAGTTTTTCATCGCTCTTTGCAAAATCAGGACTAGGTGATTCATTTGATGCGTATGCTATCGATACCAGCGGTAGTATGATTTCGGCAACACGCTTTAAGAATGATTTAATTAATAACGGCACGATAACGACAAATCAATCAAGTATTTTAAATGTAAAACTGCCAGAGGTTGAAAAAAATCCAATTGTACAAAGCACGCAACTTGGATTGAATGGCAGCAATTTTGAAGGGTATTTAAATTATAAAAATGATTTAGTAGTCGGCAGTTGGACTTGGGTGTCGAAATACAACTTAACTATTGTTACTGAAATTCATAAAACTGAATATGATGAAAACTATCTGAAATTACGAGATTTAATCTTAGTGGTGACCTTAATCACTGTACTGATCATCATATCACTTTCTGCCTTTTTATTTATTATCGCAAGACGTTCAAACGAACTTGCAAACCGTTCGAAAGAGCAACTGGAATCTATAGTCCTTGAGCGTACCGCTGAACTTGAAGTTTCAGAACGAAAATCGCGAACAGTCTTGGCTTCTGTTGCCGATGGAATTTTTGGTATAGATAACCAAGGGCGATGCGTGTTCTTGAATAAATCGGCTGAAAAATTACTTAATTTGAGCGAGCAACAGGCGATAGGTCAAAGTCATTTAGAGTTATTTCATCATCATGACAATGAGGGAGAGGAACGTACTCGAGAAACTAGCCCGATTTTGCAAGCGTTAACGCTTAACAAAACCATGAACGTCAACTTTGATGTGTTTTGGCGAGACCATAATGATAAGGTTTTTGTCGAATATTCTGTGACACCTCTTGGTGACAATGAAAATAACCTTTCAGCGGTGATTGCATTTAAAGACATTGGCGATCGACTAAAAGAACGAGAGCGCATTAATTTAATTCTTGAGTATGCGCCAATTACCATGATGCTGGTTAATGAACATGACATCATTGTCCAAGCAAATGCGACAACCCAGCGTATGCTTGGTTTTAAACCAGCAGACCTTGTCGGTCAGTCATTAGAGTGCATTATTCCTGAGCATAGACGCGCGGAGCATCGCACGTTTACCCAAGATTACTGGTTAGATCCAATTATTCATAGCAGTGGCATTGATGACGTCGCTTTAGATATATTAAAAAGCGATAACTCGGTGGTGGAAGTTGAAAGTGTATACACGCCGTTTTCAATTGATAAAGAACGGTTTGTAATTGTGTCTTTGCGCGATATTACCCAAGAAAATTTAGCCAAAAATGCGCTGCTCGATGCCAAACAATTAGCTGATGAAGCCTCAAAAGCAAAATCTGATTTCTTAGCCAACATGAGCCACGAGATCCGAACTCCGATGAATGCAATCATAGGTATGTCTCATTTAGCGCTTGAATATGACTTAGAGAATAAACCACGAAACTACATTCAAAAAGTCCATAAAGCGGCGGAGTCTTTACTTGGTATTATTAATGATATTCTCGACTTCTCCAAGATTGAGGCCGGCAAGTTAGATTTAGAATGTATTGATTTTCACTTAGAAGATGTAATGCATGATTTATCGAATATTCTTGGTGTGCAAACACATGAAAAGAGTTTAGAACTGCTATTTAATATAGAGCCTAATGTGCCTGTGCATGTTAAAGGTGATCCGCTGCGTTTAAATCAAGTTTTAATTAACCTAGCTACCAACGCGATTAAGTTTACCGAGCATGGACAGGTCGTCATTTCGATCAAAATGGCTGAACGTACAGAAAACAAAATTAAGCTTCGTTTTGCAGTACAAGACTCTGGTATTGGTATGAGTCCCGAGCAACAACAAAAATTATTCCAATCGTTTAGCCAAGCGGATACATCAACAACACGCAAATATGGCGGCACAGGTTTAGGACTGACTATTTGTAAAAAAATTGTCAGCTTAATGCAAGGCGATATTTGGGTTGAAAGTGAAGTCGGTAAAGGCAGTTGTTTTTTCTTTGATGCGATTCTTGAAGCCCCTAAAGGAGAACAACAACAAAAATTCAGTGAAGAGCAAATTGGTTTATTGGCAGATAAGCGAGTGCTTCTAGTTGATGATAATCCGTTAGCGCTTAATGTGTTAAGTAATATCATGGAGTCATTTTCTTGTCAGGTGACAAAAGCAAGTAATGGACTCGATGCAATTTCAACGGTAATACAAAGCGAAGATGAATTTGATTTTGTTATGATTGACTGGAAAATGCCTGGCCTAGATGGTTTGCAAACTGTAGAGAAGTTAAAACAACTGGTCGGTGAAAAAACCAAACATTTTATTATGGTTACCGCCCATGGTCGTGAAGAGATAAAACAGTACGCCAAAGAAATTGTCAGTGAACATGTTGATAGTTTTCTGGCAAAACCGGTCACCGCCTCGTCTGTTTTCGATGAGATGATGCGACTTATGGGGGAATCTTATATCGCCACCACGCGAGGTGCGTTGCAAGATGAAAAAATTCGTACCGCGCAATTGTCTCTCGCTGGCGCTAAAATTTTACTGGTTGAGGATAATGAGCTAAATCAAGAGTTAGCATTGGAGTTATTACGTCAAGGCGATATGATTGTTGATCTTGCCGAAAATGGCGAACAAGCGGTGCAAATGGTAAATACTAATCATTACGACGGTGTTTTAATGGATTTACAAATGCCTATCATGGATGGTTATACGGCAACATCGATTATCCGCCAAGACTTTGCCGATTTGCCGATAATTGCGATGACAGCCAATGCTATGGCAGGTGACAAAGAAAAAGTTATTAGCGCAGGCATGAACGATCACATTGGTAAACCGATTATAGTTAAAGACATGTTTGCCACTATGCACCATTGGATCAAGCCTTCAGGTTTATCAGCAACACAAATTAAAACAACCGTCGAAAAAATTGAAAAAATAGATGAAGCAAAACCGACCAAAGCTTATGGGGATATTGATTTATCGATAGCAAGTTTTAGCTCAATTAATATCGCATTTGGCTTGCAAACCTGTAATGGTGATCAAGCGCTTTATGCTCGATTGTTGAAGAAATTTATTTCCAATCAAAGTGATTTTTATCTAACGTTTTCAGAGAGTTGGGCTGAGCAAGATTTACAACAAGCTTCTTTAATTGCCCACACTTTAAAGGGAACAGCAGCAAACATTGGGGCGAATGCTTTGCAGGCAGAAGCGGAAGAGCTTGAAAATGCGTGTAATAAAAATGCCGAAACTGAAGTGATTAGCAGTCACTTTCAACAATGCAGTAAGAAGCTACAATTAGTGATGACTGAATTGGTAGATTTCTTTGACAAACAAGCAAGTACATCAGAAAACGATAAAGAAGAGTCTTTTGAAGCCAATGAAGTAACTCTTGATTCGATGGCTGAGAAAATAAAGCAGCTGCAACAGATGGTCGATAATTTTGAAACGGATGCGCTCGACTTAGCAGAACAAATTTTGGCTAAGATAAATAAAAGCTCAATTCAACAAGAGTTTAAAATGATCAGCCAAAACATTGAGAATTATGACTTTGACCAAGCAAGCGAGTTACTCTCATTGTTCATAACACATTATAAATTGGATACAAGAAATGACTGA
- a CDS encoding response regulator, translating to MNDNSLSKLEQKSVLLMNFENSATEQILTLIEHFNFNSNLATNKQQLDNYIKAKQYDLIIFFINNPDNKDAFSITSELRNQRATFKLPIVIISTIIEPNWVNSIVVAGVTEYIVPPLNQQVLMTRFIHAIEYPIRNHQTNMIVNPARTFTQKNISDLCVLVVDDISDNIEIITGVIGGSYKVKAAKNAAQAMKVCLSDSPPELVLLDIMMPGIDGLTFCKQLAANPLTQDIRVIFTSALTSTDDVVRGLKLGAVDYIPKPIIPEILLARIDVHSKLIIQRRALQAQIDLMLDNAQR from the coding sequence ATGAACGATAATTCTCTCAGCAAATTAGAACAAAAATCTGTATTGCTTATGAACTTTGAAAATTCAGCAACCGAGCAGATATTAACTCTTATTGAACACTTTAACTTTAACAGCAATTTGGCAACAAACAAGCAGCAACTTGATAATTACATAAAAGCTAAACAATATGATTTAATTATATTTTTTATTAATAACCCAGACAATAAAGATGCTTTTAGCATTACTTCTGAATTACGAAACCAAAGGGCTACTTTTAAACTTCCGATTGTTATTATATCTACAATTATAGAACCAAATTGGGTGAATTCGATTGTTGTTGCGGGGGTGACTGAATACATAGTGCCACCACTAAATCAGCAAGTATTGATGACCCGTTTTATTCATGCGATTGAATATCCTATAAGAAATCATCAAACTAATATGATTGTTAATCCTGCACGAACATTCACCCAAAAAAATATAAGTGATTTATGTGTTTTAGTTGTCGATGATATTAGTGATAATATTGAGATTATTACCGGTGTTATCGGTGGTTCATACAAAGTAAAAGCTGCTAAGAATGCGGCCCAAGCGATGAAAGTGTGTTTGTCAGATTCGCCGCCTGAATTAGTATTACTTGATATTATGATGCCAGGTATTGATGGGTTAACTTTTTGCAAACAATTAGCCGCAAATCCATTAACTCAGGATATTCGGGTGATATTCACTAGCGCATTAACCTCCACTGATGATGTGGTCAGAGGCTTGAAACTTGGCGCTGTAGATTATATTCCAAAACCAATAATTCCAGAGATTTTATTAGCAAGAATCGATGTTCACAGTAAGCTGATTATTCAGCGTCGAGCGTTGCAAGCGCAAATTGATTTAATGTTAGACAATGCCCAGCGCTAA
- the grpE gene encoding nucleotide exchange factor GrpE: protein MTTESTNTDKPTNDENIEQNQADINAESQAVEGEVVDSAESNESAEQEQPTLSPEQEKIAELEQALAAAQATIDGNKDAVIRAKAEVDNMRRRSAQEVDKAKKFALEKFAVEMLTVVDNLERGLATIDAEAEEQKAIFEGVNLTLQGLISGLEKFAVTAIDPQDQPFNPELHQAMSMQEVEGVAANTVIAVMQKGYELNGRLIRPAMVMVSK, encoded by the coding sequence ATGACAACTGAGTCAACTAATACAGACAAGCCAACTAATGATGAGAATATAGAACAAAATCAGGCAGACATTAATGCTGAGAGTCAGGCTGTTGAAGGTGAAGTAGTTGATTCTGCTGAATCTAATGAGTCAGCAGAGCAGGAACAACCGACTTTAAGTCCAGAGCAAGAGAAAATTGCTGAGTTAGAGCAGGCGCTTGCTGCGGCACAAGCAACTATTGATGGCAACAAAGATGCCGTAATCCGTGCTAAAGCTGAAGTAGATAATATGCGTCGTCGTAGTGCTCAAGAAGTCGACAAAGCTAAGAAGTTCGCATTAGAGAAATTTGCCGTTGAAATGTTAACAGTTGTTGATAACCTCGAACGTGGATTAGCAACAATTGACGCAGAAGCTGAAGAGCAAAAAGCGATATTTGAAGGTGTTAACTTAACATTGCAAGGCTTAATTTCTGGTTTGGAAAAATTCGCAGTAACTGCGATTGATCCACAAGATCAGCCATTTAACCCTGAATTACATCAAGCAATGTCGATGCAGGAAGTCGAAGGTGTTGCTGCTAATACTGTTATCGCGGTAATGCAAAAAGGTTATGAATTAAATGGTCGTTTGATTCGTCCTGCTATGGTTATGGTTTCTAAGTAA